The Bombus huntii isolate Logan2020A chromosome 11, iyBomHunt1.1, whole genome shotgun sequence genome includes a window with the following:
- the LOC126870955 gene encoding uncharacterized protein LOC126870955 encodes MKEPFKAIIDDVIIEPSKVQPIIVNFQNGELKDEEAKKMSCGLFYDQNKKKTMLAMSNGQIVYRGYKPDTSQDLMRSMLVLRNRRTGKVRLVQVERWQVTPVLEKPVVEDNKGAEDEKIAKLNKQFGSKKVKRRTEQYERLKVNVESVKEQLEQTVSNVEIDRMDLSIQLPDNEYITNTTLPECNRDATSVNDVYNIFDIVPKSKLESLYDSVTEILNGNSSNKQENSKFFTRTLYHVKSDPDNLKKAALLIYVQSVAAWLNMPIKDAKKRGIEVCSASQEINSHIIDTYSVQSKHGRMRPTSVKDKGVIHCMILALIINNFTLDLELFATIFSHRMGLKKMTDLARIVGALPNKENKKLITLQVPLPAAVSVVKKGKRK; translated from the exons atgaaagaaccGTTCAAGGCGATTATTGATGATGTAATTATAGAACCATCCAAAGTTCAGCCAATCATTG ttaattttcaaaatggAGAGCTCAAGGATGAGGAAGCCAAAAAAATGTCGTGTGGATTATTTTACGATCAAAACAAGAAGAAGACGATGCTGGCTATGTCAAATGGACAGATTGTTTATAGAGGCTATAAACCAGATACGAGCCAAGATTTGATGCGTAGTATGCTTGTTCTTCGTAACAGAAGGACAGGGAAGGTAAGATTGGTTCAGGTTGAACGTTGGCAAGTGACTCCAGTTTTGGAAAAACCTGTAGTAGAAGATAATAAGGGTGCAGAAGATGAAAAGATCGCTAAGTTGAACAAACAGTTTGGTTCAAAGAAAGTGAAAAGGAGGACAGAGCAGTACGAAAGATTAAAAGTGAATGTAGAATCTGTTAAAGAACAACTTGAACAAACTGTATCTA ATGTTGAAATTGACAGAATGGACTTGTCAATACAATTGCCAGATAATGAGTATATTACAAATACCACTTTACCAGAGTGTAATAGAGATGCAACTAGTGTAAAtgatgtatataatatttttgatattgtACCAAAAAGTAAATTGGAATCTTTGTACGATAGtgttacagaaattttaaATGGCAATTCTAGTAATAAACAAGA aaattcaaaatttttcaCTCGGACATTATATCATGTAAAATCTGATCCAGATAATCTTAAAAAGGCTGCGCTGTTGATTTATGTTCAATCAGTTGCAGCCTGGTTAAATATGCCAATCAAGGATGCTAAAAAACGTGGTATTGAAGTTTGTTCAGCTTCTCAAGAAATTAATTCGCATATAATAGACACGTACAGTGTTCAGAGCAAACATGGGAG aatgaGGCCAACCAGTGTAAAAGATAAGGGAGTAATACATTGTATGATCTTAGCACTGATAATTAACAACTTTACATTAGATTTGGAATTATTTGCAACCATATTCAGTCATCGTATGGGTCTAAAAAAAATGACAGACCTTGCTAGAATTGTTGGTGCTTTACCTAACAAAGAGAACAAGAAACTTATTACTCTACAAGTTCCATTGCCAGCAGCAGTGTCTGTTgtaaaaaagggaaaaaggaaatag
- the LOC126870959 gene encoding protein SGT1 homolog isoform X1, with amino-acid sequence MGNEETPTAVNNDEMPVPKIRHDWYQTESHVIVPILAKSAQNVKVVYEKNTLSVSAQLPSGNEYSLELDLAHAIIPDQCTYKVDPSKIEIKLKKQDGITWSALEGNPVAQNTVQPIPQEILHAGNQPPENPGTTKKTRDWNKVEKEIEKQEAEEKPIGEAALYALFQQIYGSGSDEVRRAMNKSFQESGGTVLSTNWSEVSKGKVEVKLPDGMEWKSWNT; translated from the exons ATGGGTAACGAAGAAACTCCAACAGCAGTGAATAATGATGAA ATGCCAGTTCCAAAAATAAGGCACGATTGGTATCAAACAGAAAGTCATGTTATAGTTCCGATTCTTGCGAAAAGTGCACAAAATGTCAAAGTTGTTTACGAGAAAAATACG TTGAGTGTGTCTGCCCAGTTACCATCAGGCAATGAATATAGCTTGGAGTTAGATTTAGCTCATGCAATAATACCAGATCAATGCACATACAAAGTTGATCCAtctaaaatagaaattaaattgaaaaaacaaGATGGAATTACATGGTCTGCTTTGGAAGGAAATCCTGTTGCACAAAATACAGTACAACCCATACCTCAAG aaattttgcATGCTGGAAATCAACCACCAGAGAATCCTGGAACTACCAAAAAGACACGGGATTGGAATAAAGTAGAGAAAGAGATTGAGAAACAAGAAGCAGAAGAAAAGCCTATAGGAGAAGCTGCTCTCTATGCTTTATTCCAACAGATATATGGTAGTGGATCTGATGAAGTTAGACGTGCAATGAATAAATCTTTT CAAGAGTCTGGTGGTACAGTGTTAAGCACAAATTGGTCAGAAGTGAGCAAAGGAAAAGTTGAAGTAAAGCTACCAGATGGTATGGAATGGAAATCCTggaatacataa
- the LOC126870959 gene encoding protein SGT1 homolog isoform X2, with protein MGNEETPTAVNNDEMPVPKIRHDWYQTESHVIVPILAKSAQNVKVVYEKNTLSVSAQLPSGNEYSLELDLAHAIIPDQCTYKVDPSKIEIKLKKQDGITWSALEGNPVAQNTVQPIPQEILHAGNQPPENPGTTKKTRDWNKVEKEIEKQEAEEKPIGEAALYALFQQIYGSGSDEVRRAMNKSFQESGGTVLSTNWSEVSKGKVEVKLPDDKN; from the exons ATGGGTAACGAAGAAACTCCAACAGCAGTGAATAATGATGAA ATGCCAGTTCCAAAAATAAGGCACGATTGGTATCAAACAGAAAGTCATGTTATAGTTCCGATTCTTGCGAAAAGTGCACAAAATGTCAAAGTTGTTTACGAGAAAAATACG TTGAGTGTGTCTGCCCAGTTACCATCAGGCAATGAATATAGCTTGGAGTTAGATTTAGCTCATGCAATAATACCAGATCAATGCACATACAAAGTTGATCCAtctaaaatagaaattaaattgaaaaaacaaGATGGAATTACATGGTCTGCTTTGGAAGGAAATCCTGTTGCACAAAATACAGTACAACCCATACCTCAAG aaattttgcATGCTGGAAATCAACCACCAGAGAATCCTGGAACTACCAAAAAGACACGGGATTGGAATAAAGTAGAGAAAGAGATTGAGAAACAAGAAGCAGAAGAAAAGCCTATAGGAGAAGCTGCTCTCTATGCTTTATTCCAACAGATATATGGTAGTGGATCTGATGAAGTTAGACGTGCAATGAATAAATCTTTT CAAGAGTCTGGTGGTACAGTGTTAAGCACAAATTGGTCAGAAGTGAGCAAAGGAAAAGTTGAAGTAAAGCTACCAGATG ATAAAAATTAG